Proteins from a genomic interval of Oceanispirochaeta crateris:
- a CDS encoding hybrid sensor histidine kinase/response regulator has translation MAPEHKQINWRELFHQSPRSIAVLGSDGSILYGNARLKVLFKKNGNTLTLRDPNARKEWDSFLQEFLNGKEDHGELVAVIPKNSNEKRWYSIKLTKSSEDSRIFLQEEDITDQRLYELNLKKARDAAEQATKTKSEFLANMSHEIRTPIHTIIGMSELLNLTALDQEQDEYGSQIRFSADILLSLINDILDFSKIEAGQLELEYTSCNLQELMEDSVDLISLEAHKKGVEVGLFAEAGTDFQVEGDPTRLRQVAVNLTNNAVKFTQEGQVMVYLTGVNQDARSVTVTLTVEDSGIGIPEDKKSRLFEAFTQADSSTTRRFGGTGLGLTISKNLVKQMGGELSVESREGEGSRFFFTLTFPRAVPYRTVPEAFEYGEKLKGKTILLVDDNQCIRDSLARYLTSWGCTVVEAGCGKDGIVIMTERSQSGAQPFDLCITDQLMPEMDGWQLASEVRANPSLASTALILMSLKGGRGSEEAKMKLLGWFSAYITKPVRKKELWEKCILALYPEQAEPADLEELEELSTVDTLPDPSPVSSKSSKQAPLSTLKEGLILIAEDHPVNRKLFESILVKQGYRVILAENGKEALERAVSDNPDLIFMDCQMPVMNGYEATRQIRERGLKIPIIAVTANALREEQEKCFKSGMNDFLSKPFKNKDLLPVLSNWFKPMGMNQLEDLEVLSEVDEIESPSSEKVPVFDFSQAMDTFLEDKDLLISLLEPYMKQVAGQMEELSAQDILERPDDIRSIAHSIKGSSRNLSMLELGNEAEILEHSSRDHDMLTSQEAIPRVKEAFLRVQKAVSKLLEQES, from the coding sequence ATGGCTCCAGAACATAAACAAATCAATTGGCGTGAGCTTTTTCATCAGTCTCCCCGTTCTATTGCCGTATTGGGAAGCGATGGTTCTATCCTCTATGGGAATGCCCGCCTAAAAGTACTCTTCAAAAAAAATGGCAATACATTGACCCTGAGAGATCCAAATGCGCGTAAGGAATGGGATTCCTTCCTACAGGAATTTTTGAATGGCAAAGAAGATCACGGCGAGCTGGTTGCTGTGATTCCCAAAAATTCAAACGAAAAGAGGTGGTACTCTATAAAGTTGACCAAAAGTAGTGAGGATTCTCGTATCTTTCTTCAAGAAGAGGACATCACAGATCAGCGCCTTTATGAACTCAACCTTAAAAAAGCAAGAGATGCTGCGGAACAGGCGACAAAGACAAAATCTGAATTCCTGGCGAATATGAGTCATGAAATCAGAACACCCATTCATACAATCATCGGGATGTCGGAATTGTTGAATCTGACTGCACTGGACCAGGAGCAGGATGAATACGGTTCTCAGATCCGCTTTAGTGCGGACATCCTTCTTTCCTTGATCAATGATATCCTCGATTTCTCAAAGATCGAAGCCGGTCAGTTGGAACTGGAATATACATCCTGTAACCTTCAGGAACTGATGGAGGATTCTGTAGATCTTATCTCTCTTGAGGCTCATAAAAAAGGTGTGGAGGTGGGTCTGTTTGCTGAGGCGGGAACTGACTTTCAGGTTGAAGGGGATCCCACCAGGCTGAGACAAGTTGCCGTGAACCTGACTAACAATGCCGTGAAATTCACTCAAGAAGGGCAGGTCATGGTTTATCTCACCGGTGTAAATCAAGATGCTCGATCTGTCACTGTGACTTTGACTGTAGAAGACAGCGGCATCGGCATTCCGGAAGACAAAAAATCCCGTTTATTTGAGGCTTTTACTCAGGCTGATTCATCCACTACCAGACGTTTTGGAGGCACTGGTCTTGGTCTCACCATCAGTAAAAACCTGGTAAAGCAGATGGGCGGGGAACTGAGTGTCGAAAGTAGGGAAGGAGAAGGATCCCGATTCTTTTTCACCCTCACATTTCCCAGAGCTGTACCCTACAGGACTGTTCCCGAGGCATTTGAATACGGGGAGAAGCTCAAAGGAAAAACGATTCTCCTTGTAGATGATAATCAGTGCATCCGAGACTCCCTGGCCCGCTATTTGACCAGTTGGGGTTGTACTGTTGTAGAAGCCGGCTGCGGCAAAGACGGTATTGTTATAATGACCGAAAGGAGCCAGTCCGGAGCACAGCCTTTTGACCTCTGTATCACCGATCAGTTGATGCCAGAAATGGATGGATGGCAGTTGGCCAGCGAGGTCAGGGCGAACCCTTCTTTGGCCTCTACGGCTCTGATCCTTATGTCTTTGAAGGGTGGGCGGGGTTCCGAAGAAGCCAAAATGAAGCTATTGGGTTGGTTTTCGGCTTATATCACGAAACCAGTCAGGAAAAAAGAACTATGGGAAAAATGTATTCTAGCCCTCTATCCGGAACAGGCGGAACCCGCAGATCTCGAAGAACTGGAAGAACTCAGCACTGTCGATACTCTTCCTGATCCCTCTCCTGTCTCTTCCAAGAGTTCAAAGCAGGCTCCTCTTTCAACATTGAAAGAGGGCCTTATCCTCATAGCCGAAGATCACCCTGTCAATCGAAAACTGTTTGAATCGATATTGGTAAAACAGGGGTATCGGGTCATCCTTGCGGAGAATGGAAAAGAAGCCCTGGAACGAGCCGTTTCAGATAATCCCGATCTCATCTTTATGGACTGCCAGATGCCGGTTATGAACGGCTATGAAGCGACTCGACAGATTCGAGAACGGGGATTGAAGATTCCGATCATTGCGGTTACTGCCAATGCCCTTCGGGAAGAGCAGGAGAAGTGTTTTAAGTCCGGAATGAATGACTTCCTCTCTAAGCCTTTTAAGAATAAAGATCTCTTGCCTGTTCTGAGCAATTGGTTCAAACCCATGGGGATGAATCAATTAGAAGATCTGGAAGTTCTTTCGGAAGTCGATGAAATAGAGTCTCCCAGTTCTGAGAAAGTTCCTGTTTTTGATTTTAGTCAGGCTATGGATACTTTTCTGGAAGACAAGGACCTTTTGATCTCCCTCTTGGAACCGTATATGAAGCAGGTGGCGGGGCAGATGGAAGAGTTGTCTGCTCAAGATATTCTAGAGCGTCCTGATGATATCCGTTCCATTGCCCACTCCATCAAGGGAAGTTCCAGAAACTTGTCCATGCTGGAGTTGGGAAATGAGGCTGAAATTCTGGAACATTCTTCCAGAGATCATGATATGCTTACATCTCAAGAGGCCATTCCCCGGGTGAAAGAAGCCTTTCTCCGGGTTCAAAAAGCTGTTTCTAAGTTGCTAGAACAGGAATCCTAG
- a CDS encoding peptide ABC transporter substrate-binding protein, with product MQKKMMTLFLILFTLSGTFLSANDQSEFTINFSPSSISLNPQLGYTTAEAQIFTALYEGLVSYQPVTLHPEPGMAETWEISDDGLVYTFHLRDGLTWSNGDSLRASDIRTSWVKLLTPGKKADYASLLDVIKGARNYRTGKGLEKDFGVEVPDDQTLIVHLEKRVPYFLQILCHYSFVPIHPSLNDRSSWWDEETIPVNGPYRFSNKPGTNRMKLEVNPEYWDKEKVSINTLNIQFSEDSSELMEQFRLYEVDWVVSGWGSEKIDPDRLVLHPLFATSYFYFNNQEKPWNDPRVRTGLSLLLPWEKIRNSEYLPTSRLVPEIPDYPQFKGIEKEEVEKGLALLEEAGYPKGQGLPPIKIRVPYGDAENLKIMKESWETHLVTEVIIEEIPFPRYFSSLKEADYTLGQITWIGDYADPMTFLQMWQEGSSLNDASFSSEEYNRLLEEAVGEDRYKKMGEAEKLLLMTAQVLPLSHSPALNLIDLRFLEGWYPNVLDIHPFKYISFKNNFVIPGTI from the coding sequence GTGCAGAAAAAAATGATGACTCTGTTTCTTATCCTGTTTACCCTGAGTGGAACCTTTCTCTCAGCCAATGATCAGTCGGAATTCACAATAAATTTTTCACCCTCTTCAATCTCGTTGAATCCGCAGCTGGGGTATACCACGGCTGAAGCACAGATTTTTACAGCCCTTTATGAGGGGCTCGTGTCGTATCAGCCGGTCACACTGCATCCCGAACCGGGAATGGCTGAAACCTGGGAGATTTCCGACGACGGCCTGGTCTACACCTTTCACTTAAGGGACGGTTTGACCTGGAGCAATGGAGATTCTCTAAGAGCCTCAGACATCAGAACTTCCTGGGTGAAGCTTCTGACCCCCGGTAAAAAAGCAGATTATGCCTCCTTACTGGATGTTATAAAAGGTGCCAGGAACTATAGAACCGGCAAGGGTCTCGAAAAAGACTTTGGCGTTGAGGTCCCCGACGATCAGACCCTGATCGTTCATCTGGAAAAGAGGGTTCCTTATTTTCTCCAGATCCTCTGCCATTACAGCTTTGTTCCGATTCATCCTAGCCTGAATGACAGAAGTTCCTGGTGGGACGAAGAGACAATTCCTGTAAACGGCCCTTATCGTTTTTCAAACAAGCCCGGTACGAACAGAATGAAGTTGGAAGTAAACCCGGAATACTGGGATAAGGAAAAAGTCAGCATCAATACCCTGAACATTCAATTCAGCGAAGATTCTTCTGAGTTAATGGAACAATTCAGACTCTACGAAGTGGACTGGGTAGTCTCTGGTTGGGGAAGCGAAAAGATTGATCCTGACCGTCTAGTTCTACATCCTCTGTTCGCCACCAGTTATTTTTATTTCAACAACCAGGAAAAACCATGGAACGATCCAAGAGTCCGTACGGGCTTGTCGCTCCTGTTACCCTGGGAAAAGATAAGAAACAGCGAGTATCTACCGACAAGCCGCCTTGTTCCCGAAATTCCAGACTATCCTCAATTCAAGGGAATTGAAAAGGAAGAAGTGGAAAAAGGGCTGGCCCTCCTGGAAGAAGCAGGATACCCCAAAGGACAGGGACTGCCTCCCATAAAAATTAGAGTGCCCTATGGGGATGCAGAAAATCTTAAAATAATGAAAGAAAGCTGGGAGACTCATCTGGTGACAGAAGTCATCATTGAAGAGATTCCCTTTCCCCGCTACTTCTCATCCCTCAAAGAGGCCGACTACACCCTCGGGCAGATTACATGGATCGGGGACTATGCCGACCCCATGACCTTCCTCCAGATGTGGCAGGAAGGAAGCAGCCTGAACGATGCCTCTTTCAGCAGCGAAGAGTACAACCGTCTTCTGGAAGAGGCTGTAGGAGAAGACCGGTATAAAAAGATGGGAGAAGCGGAAAAACTGCTGCTGATGACAGCCCAGGTGTTACCTCTGAGCCATTCCCCTGCCTTAAACCTGATTGATCTGCGCTTCCTGGAGGGATGGTATCCAAATGTCCTTGATATTCACCCTTTTAAATACATCAGTTTTAAGAATAATTTTGTCATTCCGGGGACAATTTAG
- the thrH gene encoding bifunctional phosphoserine phosphatase/homoserine phosphotransferase ThrH: MKLVCLDLEGVLVPEIWINVALKTGIEELKLTTRDIPDYDVLMNKRLGILKEHKLNLKDIQEVINTMDPLPGAYEFSMAVRSKTQLIILSDTFEQFAAPLMKKLEWPTLFCNTLVIDEKDRITGYTLRQKDGKRKAVEAFHSAGFQILAAGDSYNDLTMIQTAEQGLFFRSPLSIQEENPDIKAVDEYKDLLSAINKFLEN; this comes from the coding sequence ATGAAGTTAGTCTGCCTTGACCTGGAAGGTGTACTCGTACCCGAAATATGGATAAATGTAGCCTTAAAAACAGGCATCGAAGAGTTAAAACTGACAACCAGGGATATTCCTGACTACGATGTCCTTATGAATAAACGGCTGGGAATTCTAAAAGAACACAAGCTGAACCTCAAAGATATTCAGGAAGTAATAAATACAATGGACCCCCTGCCTGGAGCCTACGAGTTCAGTATGGCCGTGAGGTCAAAGACTCAATTGATCATCCTATCCGATACTTTTGAACAATTTGCAGCACCGCTGATGAAAAAACTGGAATGGCCGACTCTCTTCTGCAACACCCTCGTTATAGACGAGAAAGACAGAATCACCGGATACACACTCAGGCAAAAAGATGGCAAGAGAAAAGCCGTAGAAGCCTTCCACTCTGCGGGATTTCAAATCTTGGCCGCAGGAGATTCCTATAATGACCTGACCATGATCCAAACCGCAGAACAGGGACTGTTTTTTCGTTCTCCCCTATCCATTCAAGAAGAAAATCCGGATATAAAAGCGGTTGATGAGTATAAAGATCTACTGTCTGCCATCAATAAATTCCTAGAAAATTAG
- a CDS encoding phosphoribosyltransferase — MEKIYITYNQIHETIKGLVKDVKDSGFDPDLMVAIGTGGFIPARMAKTFLNKPILTVGIAYYDLDDKQTDSPVITQWLDQPEKQIKGKKILLVDEVDDTRATIGFCLDELQKHEPAEIAVLVIHNKEKEKKHKIPSYIKHYFVGKNFKDPWICYPWDADDTAEQDKMSLQS; from the coding sequence ATGGAAAAGATCTACATAACATATAATCAAATTCACGAGACCATTAAAGGCCTGGTAAAAGACGTTAAAGATTCAGGGTTTGACCCTGATTTGATGGTAGCCATAGGAACCGGAGGATTCATACCGGCCCGCATGGCCAAGACATTCTTGAACAAACCAATTTTGACGGTGGGTATTGCCTATTATGACCTGGATGACAAACAAACAGACAGTCCTGTCATCACCCAATGGCTAGACCAGCCTGAGAAGCAAATCAAGGGGAAAAAGATCCTCCTTGTAGACGAAGTGGATGATACCAGAGCCACAATCGGCTTTTGCCTCGATGAGCTGCAGAAGCATGAACCTGCTGAAATTGCAGTCCTTGTCATACACAACAAAGAGAAAGAGAAAAAACACAAGATTCCCTCTTATATCAAACATTACTTTGTTGGCAAGAACTTCAAAGATCCCTGGATCTGTTATCCCTGGGATGCAGATGACACTGCAGAACAAGATAAGATGTCACTTCAATCCTGA
- a CDS encoding response regulator has product MMKKVLYAEDEFTNRKILEIICGKLNYQCILAEDGLQALELYRKESPDLVILDQYMPGYNGDIVAEKIRQKDRHTPLVAITSDDEAVPLLKETGFDRVLVKPVKNKDYESLLNTYLE; this is encoded by the coding sequence ATGATGAAGAAAGTCCTATATGCTGAAGATGAGTTCACAAATAGAAAGATTCTGGAGATTATCTGCGGAAAATTGAACTATCAATGTATTCTAGCAGAAGATGGTCTTCAGGCACTGGAACTCTATCGGAAAGAATCTCCTGACCTGGTGATCCTGGATCAATACATGCCAGGTTACAATGGGGATATTGTAGCTGAAAAAATCCGGCAGAAAGACAGGCATACACCCCTGGTTGCCATCACAAGTGATGACGAAGCAGTGCCTCTGCTGAAAGAAACCGGCTTTGACCGCGTTCTGGTCAAACCCGTAAAAAACAAGGACTATGAATCTCTTCTCAATACATATCTGGAGTAA
- a CDS encoding response regulator, translating into MKKVLIIDDAPMYREFMQTQLTNYGFDVSVAINGLDGVSKIRSFIPDVIIMDYMLSRKSSLDVLKDKQRDPNAKDVPVILASANVDRQKILEVAPFGVRKFLNKPIKIDALLSALSEILGVDIRVDETPCLLDAHLNDQILFIEIARGFNNEKISLLQYKIAELLKLYKVRYPRILILMTDIQMRPEDKPKLDRLLEEVEKFVDSFNQVRILTLDDDIKNYIHYHLHYKDIEISPSLEKAVSGLLGIRGMESMTSEQDGIQDVLLSSKNNLRSDEAFQLNFQDESSNAIAGLKNRNIKIAVVDDDFIVHKIISKATEKTNWSLSYYKNGKEFTQALGGNSFDLLLLDLMMPEMDGFEVMEYLKTQSIEIPTVILSAMSKKESVMKAKELGVNSYMIKPLKPETIILKVLEAMLRLQEE; encoded by the coding sequence ATGAAAAAAGTTTTAATAATTGATGATGCCCCCATGTACCGGGAATTCATGCAGACTCAACTGACCAACTACGGCTTTGATGTGAGTGTCGCTATCAATGGTTTAGATGGTGTTTCAAAAATCCGGAGTTTTATTCCCGACGTTATAATCATGGATTATATGCTGTCCAGGAAAAGCAGTCTGGATGTATTAAAGGACAAACAACGCGATCCTAATGCTAAGGATGTACCCGTTATCCTTGCTTCGGCAAATGTTGATAGACAGAAAATCCTCGAAGTTGCCCCTTTTGGGGTTCGTAAATTCTTAAATAAGCCCATTAAGATTGATGCTCTGCTTTCGGCACTTTCTGAAATCCTCGGTGTGGATATTCGGGTGGATGAAACGCCCTGCCTGCTGGATGCTCATCTAAACGACCAGATTTTATTTATTGAGATTGCCCGAGGGTTCAACAATGAAAAGATCAGTCTCCTCCAGTATAAAATTGCCGAGCTTCTTAAACTGTATAAGGTTCGCTACCCCCGTATTTTGATCCTCATGACAGACATTCAAATGAGGCCCGAAGATAAACCAAAACTGGATAGGCTTTTAGAAGAAGTTGAAAAATTTGTGGATTCTTTTAATCAGGTCAGAATTCTTACATTAGATGATGATATTAAGAATTATATCCATTACCATCTGCATTATAAGGATATAGAAATTTCTCCATCCCTTGAAAAAGCCGTCAGCGGCCTGCTTGGAATCCGTGGTATGGAATCCATGACATCTGAGCAGGATGGCATACAGGATGTTCTGCTCTCGTCCAAGAATAATCTGAGAAGCGATGAGGCCTTTCAGCTCAATTTTCAGGATGAATCAAGCAATGCCATTGCCGGATTGAAGAACCGCAATATTAAAATTGCTGTGGTGGATGATGATTTTATTGTGCATAAAATCATCAGTAAAGCCACTGAAAAAACAAATTGGTCTCTGAGTTATTATAAAAATGGCAAAGAGTTTACTCAGGCTTTGGGGGGAAACAGCTTTGATCTTCTCCTTTTAGATCTTATGATGCCTGAAATGGACGGGTTCGAGGTCATGGAATATCTGAAAACACAGTCCATTGAGATTCCTACAGTCATCCTTTCTGCTATGAGTAAGAAAGAAAGTGTGATGAAGGCTAAAGAACTGGGAGTCAACAGCTATATGATCAAACCTCTCAAGCCCGAAACTATCATCTTGAAAGTTCTGGAAGCAATGCTCAGATTACAGGAAGAATAA
- a CDS encoding solute carrier family 23 protein yields the protein MSEVRIDVHDKPVLKEWIPLSIQHVFAMFGATVLVPMLTGLSPAVALFTSGVGTLVYILITKGKVPAYLGSSFAFIAPLIAISNSPDFGLAYALGGAFCVGLFYCLISLIISRFGIGWVDRLLPPVVIGSIIIVIGLKLAPTAMDMAMTGGSGNYSLAYFSIAVVTLSIAVISSIVLKGFFNVIPILIGIVGGYVFTLVMGLVFPAFKLIDFAIVGDAAWFGVAKPVIPKFHWVPILTFLIVSLATIAEHLGDTLVLSKVVGRDFYKDPGLHRTLAGDGVATSIAALFGGPPNTTYGENIGVMAITRVYSIWVIGGAAVTAIILSFIQKFGALIQTIPVPVMGGVSMMLFGIIASAGIRTVVESGVNYGEKRHLTISSVILVIGIGGGMIKFPIGSGLNFELSGVALAAVVGILLNLVLPKSLDDLPEETAEEMIEDELSK from the coding sequence ATGTCAGAAGTCAGAATAGATGTACATGATAAACCTGTACTCAAAGAATGGATACCGCTGAGTATTCAACATGTTTTTGCAATGTTCGGTGCAACCGTACTGGTTCCCATGCTCACAGGGTTGAGCCCGGCTGTTGCCTTATTTACCTCCGGTGTAGGGACTCTTGTGTATATTCTTATCACAAAAGGGAAGGTTCCAGCCTATTTGGGTTCTTCTTTTGCGTTTATCGCGCCCCTTATCGCCATCAGCAACTCTCCCGACTTCGGGTTGGCTTACGCTTTGGGTGGAGCCTTCTGTGTCGGTCTGTTTTACTGCCTGATTTCACTGATTATCAGCCGTTTCGGCATTGGATGGGTGGACCGCCTTCTGCCTCCTGTGGTCATTGGTTCTATTATTATTGTGATCGGACTGAAACTGGCTCCCACTGCCATGGATATGGCCATGACCGGGGGATCCGGTAACTACAGCCTGGCGTACTTCAGCATCGCCGTTGTAACCCTGTCTATTGCGGTGATCTCTTCCATTGTCCTTAAGGGTTTTTTCAATGTCATTCCCATCCTCATAGGAATTGTGGGCGGGTATGTCTTTACCCTGGTCATGGGATTAGTCTTTCCTGCGTTTAAACTCATTGATTTTGCCATTGTGGGTGATGCCGCCTGGTTTGGAGTTGCCAAACCGGTAATTCCCAAGTTTCACTGGGTTCCTATCCTGACATTCCTCATTGTTTCACTGGCTACAATTGCCGAACATCTGGGAGATACATTGGTTCTCAGTAAGGTTGTGGGAAGAGATTTTTACAAAGATCCCGGTCTACATAGAACCCTTGCCGGAGATGGTGTAGCCACTTCTATTGCCGCTCTTTTTGGTGGTCCACCCAACACAACATACGGTGAAAACATCGGCGTCATGGCCATCACAAGAGTTTACAGTATCTGGGTTATCGGGGGAGCCGCTGTTACAGCAATCATCCTGTCATTCATTCAAAAATTCGGGGCTCTCATACAGACCATTCCTGTGCCGGTTATGGGTGGTGTGAGCATGATGCTTTTCGGAATCATTGCCAGTGCGGGTATCAGGACTGTTGTTGAAAGCGGTGTAAATTATGGTGAAAAAAGACACCTCACAATCTCATCAGTTATTCTAGTCATTGGAATTGGAGGGGGAATGATTAAGTTTCCTATCGGCAGCGGTTTGAATTTTGAACTGAGCGGTGTTGCCCTTGCGGCTGTTGTTGGTATCCTTCTGAATCTGGTTCTGCCTAAGAGTCTGGATGATCTTCCAGAAGAGACAGCAGAAGAAATGATTGAGGATGAACTGAGCAAGTAA
- a CDS encoding bacteriohemerythrin, with protein sequence MPLIIVSVLLALSLVMNFLTCIRRDRDIHRIIEFIEALRKGIKEESFKISVPFVELKESLLSNFDKVSRMISLQEQSIGNSERAGMRLSRNIEKAVNSASQISIHTEANRKSAYDLFDSVTEGSAAVEEIQAALGSFRKQNDRQNQSIKETADAISSMNQSIKGVSGIAAGRLDSVKTLIRVTSESSEKIQENEDVIRNVQKQVDDVLSLITVINDIASQTNLLSMNAAIEAAHAGEAGKGFAVVAEEIRSLAESTGQNSHIISGTLNKLVEHINRAGMISRESGKSFEQIEKGAETVAEAFTVIHRDTESLLSSAHKLSLNTERLQEIAAESTASISEIEYGTTDINKVLQDSKQIASNLTEDMQKLSSESKISNFNLTKVSDSYLKTSESFLDIMQASSEYHGKQNQLENKLFFSNLMVAHVNWMGLSRAILDGSFDKNVESVMDEKHSRLGIWINSRGKEHIKDNKKFEKLRSRHTYLHEVLAEIVALRNQNNMIEAEKKFQELTEVSNEIVQILMTLGYSDFVSWNDNLSVHVREFDDQHKVLLRLISDLFNRMEEGSGNDILGETLLKLIDYTEFHFGTEEKNFHLYDYPHKAEHIQQHQQLVEKAKELYKGIERNEGVLSIEVLDFLQNWVVNHINKTDKQYSDFFNNKAIKS encoded by the coding sequence ATGCCCCTGATTATTGTTAGCGTCCTACTGGCTTTATCTCTTGTAATGAATTTTTTGACATGCATCCGTAGAGATCGTGATATCCATCGGATTATTGAATTCATTGAAGCCCTCAGGAAGGGGATTAAAGAAGAATCCTTCAAAATATCAGTTCCCTTTGTGGAGCTCAAAGAGTCACTTCTTTCGAATTTTGATAAAGTCTCCCGTATGATCTCACTGCAAGAACAGAGTATTGGAAACAGTGAAAGAGCGGGGATGCGCTTATCCCGCAATATTGAAAAAGCCGTCAACAGCGCCTCCCAAATCAGCATCCATACCGAGGCCAATAGAAAAAGTGCTTATGATCTCTTTGACAGTGTGACAGAAGGCTCTGCTGCCGTGGAAGAGATCCAGGCTGCCCTGGGGAGTTTCAGAAAGCAGAATGACCGTCAGAATCAGTCAATCAAAGAAACTGCCGATGCCATAAGCTCTATGAACCAGTCAATAAAAGGGGTTTCCGGAATAGCCGCTGGACGCTTGGATAGTGTGAAAACACTCATCCGGGTCACCTCAGAGAGCAGTGAAAAAATTCAGGAAAATGAAGACGTAATACGAAATGTTCAGAAGCAGGTTGATGATGTTCTTTCTCTGATCACCGTTATCAATGACATTGCCTCACAAACGAATCTGCTATCAATGAATGCCGCCATAGAGGCGGCTCATGCGGGTGAAGCCGGGAAAGGGTTTGCTGTAGTCGCTGAAGAAATCAGAAGTCTGGCGGAATCGACTGGCCAGAACTCCCATATCATTTCCGGGACTTTGAATAAACTGGTGGAACACATCAATAGGGCAGGAATGATAAGCCGGGAGAGCGGAAAATCCTTTGAGCAAATTGAAAAAGGAGCCGAAACAGTTGCCGAGGCTTTTACGGTGATTCACCGGGATACAGAATCTCTTTTGAGCAGTGCTCATAAGTTGTCTCTCAATACAGAACGGCTTCAGGAGATTGCAGCAGAATCCACAGCCAGTATTAGTGAGATTGAGTATGGAACAACCGATATCAACAAGGTTTTACAGGATTCTAAACAGATTGCTTCCAATCTGACAGAAGATATGCAGAAGCTTTCCTCTGAATCGAAAATCTCGAATTTCAACCTCACAAAGGTATCGGATTCTTACCTCAAGACATCAGAGTCCTTTTTGGATATTATGCAGGCCAGTTCCGAATATCATGGAAAACAGAACCAACTGGAGAATAAGCTCTTCTTTTCAAATCTAATGGTCGCCCATGTGAACTGGATGGGGCTGTCCCGTGCTATTCTGGATGGCAGTTTTGATAAAAATGTTGAGTCCGTCATGGATGAAAAGCATAGCCGATTGGGGATCTGGATTAATTCCAGGGGAAAAGAGCATATAAAAGATAACAAGAAATTCGAAAAACTTAGATCAAGACATACCTATCTTCATGAAGTTTTAGCAGAAATTGTAGCCCTCAGAAACCAGAATAATATGATTGAAGCCGAGAAAAAATTCCAGGAACTGACTGAAGTTTCCAATGAGATTGTTCAGATATTAATGACCCTTGGATATTCTGACTTTGTGAGTTGGAATGACAACTTGAGCGTCCATGTCCGTGAATTTGATGATCAGCATAAAGTTCTTCTTCGTCTTATATCGGATCTTTTTAATAGAATGGAAGAGGGGTCGGGCAATGATATACTGGGTGAAACCCTTTTGAAACTCATTGACTACACCGAGTTCCATTTTGGTACGGAGGAGAAAAACTTTCATCTTTACGATTATCCTCATAAGGCAGAACATATTCAGCAGCATCAGCAATTGGTTGAAAAAGCAAAGGAATTATACAAAGGAATCGAGCGTAATGAAGGTGTTTTGAGTATTGAGGTTTTGGACTTTCTTCAGAATTGGGTGGTCAATCATATCAACAAAACTGATAAACAATACTCTGATTTCTTCAATAATAAAGCCATCAAGTCCTGA